The following proteins are encoded in a genomic region of Canis lupus familiaris isolate Mischka breed German Shepherd chromosome 6, alternate assembly UU_Cfam_GSD_1.0, whole genome shotgun sequence:
- the ZNF213 gene encoding zinc finger protein 213 yields MAAPPESQEEAPGEGAGLLIVKVEDSSWEQDSAQQEDSRDSEACRQRFRHFCYRDVGGPHEAFSQLWELCCRWLRPELHTKEQILELLVLEQFLSVLPGDVQDWVRERSPGSGEEAVALVEVLQKQPVKAQRQEVPSEEVEPEATVQGSQTKGLPMKVGARSWPPVPWEQHSSGALLPALKEGSARGPTDTCFASKVHGPVTFGDIPFYFSREEWGSLDPAQRELFWDIKRENSRNVTLALVPEPSGTEEAAPSRLAGLGLKSQGQQAGLEETVASAGQAGSSGSGSGRRDVTVSWSPKEQPEAWEGEARPGAPLACAAGARRGRPPTRRQQLRDLAAEKPHSCGQCGKRFRWGSDLARHQRTHTGEKPHKCQECGKSFRSSSDLVRHQGVHTGQKPFSCSQCGKSFSRSAYLADHQRIHTGEKPFGCSECGKSFSLRSYLLDHRRVHTGERPFGCGECDKSFKQRAHLIAHQSLHAKMAQPVG; encoded by the exons ATGGCAGCCCCCCCAGAGTCTCAGGAGGAGgcccctggggagggagcaggtCTGCTGATCGTGAAGGTGGAAGATTCTTCCTGGGAGCAGGACTCTGCCCAGCAAGAAGACAGCAGGGATTCTGAGGCCTGCCGCCAGCGCTTTCGGCATTTCTGCTATAGGGACGTGGGTGGGCCCCACGAGGCCTTCAGCCAGCTCTGGGAGCTCTGCTGCCGCTGGCTGCGGCCGGAGCTTCACACCAAGGAGCAGATCCTGGAGCTGCTGGTGCTGGAGCAGTTCCTGAGCGTGCTGCCTGGAGATGTCCAGGACTGGGTGCGGGAGCGGAGTCCGGGGAGTGGCGAGGAGGCCGTCGCCCTGGTGGAGGTCCTGCAGAAGCAGCCAGTGAAAGCCCAGCGGCAG GAAGTGCCCTCAGAGGAGGTGGAACCTGAGGCTACAGTCCAGGGATCCCAGACCAAGGGGCTTCCCATGAAGGTGGGGGCACGAAGCTGGCCACCTGTACCTTGGGAGCAGCACAGCTCTGGTG CCCTGCTTCCTGCTCTTAAAGAGGGGAGTGCCAGAGGGCCAACAGATACCTGCTTTGCCTCCAAGGTCCAC GGACCTGTGACATTTGGAGACATTCCTTTCTATTTCTCCCGTGAAGAATGGGGATCTCTGGACCCTGCCCAGAGGGAACTCTTCTGGGACATAAAGCGAGAGAACTCCCGGAATGTCACCCTGG CTCTGGTCCCAGAACCCAGTGGAACTGAAGAGGCCGCCCCCTCTCGGCTTGCAGGTTTGGGGCTCAAGAGCCAAGGCCAGCAGGCTGGGCTGGAGGAGACAGTGGCATCTGCAGGCCAGGCCGGCAGCAGCGGCAGTGGCAGTGGGCGCAGGGACGTGACTGTGTCCTGGAGCCCCAAGGAGCAGCCGGAGGCCTGGGAGGGTGAAGCCCGGCCAGGGGCGCCCCTGGCCTGTGCTgcgggggcgcggagggggcggcCGCCGACCCGCCGGCAACAGCTGCGGGACCTGGCAGCGGAGAAGCCACACAGCTGCGGCCAGTGTGGCAAGCGCTTCCGCTGGGGCTCGGACCTGGCGCGCCACCAGCGCACGCACACGGGCGAAAAGCCGCACAAGTGCCAGGAGTGCGGGAAGAGCTTCCGCAGCTCCTCGGACCTGGTGCGCCACCAGGGCGTGCACACGGGCCAGAAGCCCTTCTCCTGCTCGCAGTGCGGCAAGAGTTTCAGCCGCAGCGCCTACCTGGCCGACCACCAGCGCATCCACACGGGCGAGAAGCCCTTCGGCTGCAGCGAGTGTGGCAAGAGCTTCTCGCTGCGCTCCTACCTGCTGGACCACCGGCGGGTGCACACGGGCGAGCGGCCCTTCGGCTGCGGCGAGTGCGACAAGAGCTTCAAGCAGCGCGCCCACCTTATCGCCCACCAGAGCCTGCACGCCAAGATGGCCCAGCCTGTGGGCTGA